From the Sphingomonas brevis genome, the window GCAATTTGCTGATGGTCGTTTCTTGGGCTCGGCAAATTGGGCACCAGCTCGCATGCACGAACACAATCGTCGGAGCGTCCTTGGCCTGGAGCGCCTGAAAGGCCGCTCGGTCGAAGTTACGAATCTCGCCAGCACTCGCTGGGGCGGCGGCCATTACGATTGCTGCGACGGCCATGGAAAAGAAGGCTCGCATGTCAGTACCTCATGCTAGAATTATGAAGCTGCGCTGGCCAACAGGGCAGGCCAGTTCAGCGATCACCGCGGGTGGCGACTGCAGGTGAATTCGTGAAAGAAAGCTCGACGGTCACAAAATTCTCTGAAGGGACTGTGACCAAACGTGGCGGTGAGGCGAATTCAGTGTCGGGAATCGATGTGATTGCGCGCGAAGCTGAACTGAGAGCACGCATGATCCGCGCGCTTGATGGCGACGCCGCGGCTTATGATGCGCTGCTGCGCCTGTTGGTGCCACAGCTGCGGGCCTTCTTTAACCGGCGGGTCCAAAGCGAGGACGTTTCGGAGGACCTCGTGCAGGAAACTTTAATTGCCGTGCACACCAAGCGGTCGACCTACGATCGGGCGCGGCCTTTTTCGGCGTGGCTCTATGCGATCGCGCGCTATAAAATGGCGGACCACTTCCGACGATCATATCGGCTGATGCCATCCGAGTATCTTGACGAGCAGATTGCTGCTCCTGACTTCGAGCTTGCCAGCCTCGCGTTGATCGACGTTGACCGATTGCTCGGCGATTTGCCCGTGAAGCAGCAGGCTGCAATCCGCGCCACGAAAATCGAGGGATTGTCACTGTCAGAAGCTGCTGCCGCGGCAGGCATCTCCCAGTCGGACGCCAAGATGTCAGTGTATCGCGGGCTCAAGCGTCTATCCGCACGAGTACAGGGGAAAGTGAGATGACTTCCGTGCAGCGTCCAACCGACGAATTGGTCCAGTCTCTGGTGTCGGGGCTCCGGCCGGTGCCGCGGGCGGCCGTTGCGCTTCGATTGGCGCTTGGAGCGACAGCGGGAGCGGCGATTTCCGTCGTCCTTCTGATATCCATCGTGGGAATGAGGCCAGACCTAGGCGTGGTTGTTAACTCGGTCCGCTTCTGGTCGAAGGCATCCTATATGATCGTCACGGCCGGGATTTCCCTGCTTGTCGCGGCACGCCTGGCTCGTCCCGGTTCGAGCACGAACATCCTGTGGCTCCTTCCAATCCCGCTGTTGATTTATCTTCCCGCGGCCACTTTTGAGCTGGTCCGGACCACCCCTGCAGACCGCATGGCATTGGTTCTCGGCCATGGTTGGCAGCTGTGCACCTGGTTGGTTCTGGCTCTCTCCATTCCGATCTACGCCGGCCTGTGGTGGGCCTTCCAATCATTCGCGCCGACCCGCATGGAGGCGACGGGTGCAGTCACTGGCCTCTGCGCGAGCGCGATCGCCGGAGTCATCTATTGCCTTCATTGCCCGACTGACACTGCCGTGTTCGCATTGGTCTGGTATACCCTAGCGTTTGCTGTCGCGGCCATTGTCGGTCGCCGGTTTGGGCCACGACTTTTGCATTGGTGAATGAATGTAACTTTTGTCGCTGCTCCGACGAAATCCTGATGCCGGTTCGGCATCAACCCATTTCGTGGAGTTCAAGCGACCATGTCCTATCTCAAACCTACCCTGAGTATCGCCGCCACGGCAGCCGTACTGGCCCTCAGCGCGACGGCGCCGACTGCTCCCGCCTTTGCCGCCAAGAGCGCGGAGGTGGCGCCATGCTACGGAGTCAATGACTGTAAAGGGCAGTCCGACTGCAAGACCGCCAAGAACGAATGCAAGGGGCAGAACTCCTGCAAGGGTCAGGGCTTCAAGGACCTGACCAAGGATCAGTGCGCCAAGGCAGGTGGCAGTCTGACGCCGCAAAGCTAGCTTCCTAAGCCCAGCTCGTCTGAAAACGAGCTGGGCCCTTTCCCAAGAGATCACAGTAATGATCAGCGAAGGCCAACCACGCCTTTTCGGCCTGGGGCTGCGCAAGCCTCACTACCGACAGTTTGCCGAAGGCTCCGTGCCGGTCGATTTTGTCGAGGTCATCTCGGAAAACTTCATGGTTGAAGGCGGACGACCGCTTGTCACCCTGTCCCGGGTCCGAGAACATTATCCCGTCGCGCTCCATGGCGTTTCGATGTCGCTGGGGTCAGTTTCGGGATTGAATGACGTCCACTTGGATCAGCTCCAATTGCTAATCGACCGGGTGGATCCGCTCTTCGTTTCGGATCATCTCTGTTGGACCGGATACGAAGAGTTCAATTCGCATGATCTGCTTCCACTTCCCTATACCGACGAAGCGCTGAGCATTGTTGGGCGAAACATCGTCAAGGCACAGGAACGTCTCGACCGACAGATCCTGATCGAGAACCCGACAAGTTATGTGACTTTCGATCACTCGTCGATGACCGAATGGGAGTTCATCCGCGAACTCACCCAACACACCGGCTGCGGCTTGCTGCTCGACGTCAATAACGTGTTCGTGAGTGCAATGAACCATGGGTTCGATGCACTGCATTACCTCGAAGCCCTAAGAGGCTGCGACGTCCGCCAAATTCATCTCGCGGGTCATGACGATACAGGTTCGCTCCGGATCGACACCCATGACCGGGACGTCTGTGCCGCAGTCTGGGAACTCTATTGCTTAACGATCGCACTTTTTCCGCAGGCGGCGACCATGATTGAGCGCGACGACGAAATTCCGCCGATCGAGTGGCTGTTGGCCGAGCTCAATCAAGCGCGGTCGATTGCGGGTCGAGCCGCAGCCTTGGTGAGCTGATGAGGCTCCGGGACCTCCAGCGGGAATTCAGCGAATGCCTTCGCGACGGTCGCGCGCGGCATAAATTGCCAATCGTCGGTGATGGGCTGCGCGTCTACCGGAATAACTATCGGGAGCAGCTTCGTTCAGCACTCAGAACGGGATTTCCCTATCTGGCACTCTGGCTTGGAGATTCGGAGTTCGAGCGCGCTGCCGATGCGCATATCGCTCTTCAGTTTCCGGCGAGCTGGACCTTGGATCATTATGGATATGACTTCTCCGCGACGGTCCAGGCGCTATTTCCTCAAGACCCCGAAGTTCCGGAGCTTGCGTGGCTCGATTGGGCGATGGCCGAGGCGCTTGTTGCCGAGGATGAGGCGCCTATCGACACGGGTCACCTCACGCAGCTCAATTGGGATGATGCACGCATCATTTTCGTATCGTCCTTGAGGACTTCGGAAGCGCGGTCCAATGCCGCCGACATTTGGTTGGCAATCGACGAGCAATCGCCCCCTCCACCTGCGGCCATCTTGTCAGAAAGTCATGCCTATATTGTTTGGCGCCGCGGACTCCTGCCGTGCTTCAGGTCGGTTCCGATCTGGGAGTTTCAGGTCGTCTCGGCGCTTAAGGATGGCTCCAGTTTTGCCGATGCATGCGAGATCCTCCGGCTTAGGTTTGGTACCGAAGGCGCAATTGGCTCCGCTAGTGACATGCTGGCTCGCTGGCTTAGCGATGAGCTCATCACGCGCGTTGAATCAGGAGTGCTGGGCGAAGTGTAGCCATCGGCAGGTCGAGCACGAATTAGCTCCTAGGAGCGCATACCTTGTGGCCCCCTTGGCTAGCGCTCTCGACGCAGCTGAGCACTGTCTCAGCTGCGTCCCCCCGCACTCAGGAATTGCAATTCTCCGCCCCCAGAGACATTCCTAATGGCCGCAATGGGTCGAAAGCGGTCATTGCATTGGGAGCTTTGTGCCGTACCCTACCCACATGTGGGGGCTTCGGTTTCGCAGGCTGATCTCGTGGCTAGTGCTGATAGGGGCGTCGGCAGCCTATTGGGCCGAACTCGCGCCGTTTCTGCACACCAAAAAGCAGTACATCGATGCTTTCATTATTTTCGTGGTCTTGTTCTTCGGCGCACTCGCGGCATTGGTATTTGTCTTGCGGCTGCCAACTTCGAAGGAGGGACCGACACCTAGAGTGATCCCGAGATTGGAAGAGTCCTAGCAGCCGCAATAGGTGGATAGCGGACATAGGCGAACCCAATAAATCTTTGCGGGTTCGGGAATAAACTGTCCGCCGGCCGAGTCACTGGCATCGACACTTTGAAACGAAGGTCGATGCTATGTCTGGAATTGAAGAAGACCGCCGCGATTTCCTGAAATGCATGGCGTGGGCGGGAACTGGCGC encodes:
- a CDS encoding sigma-70 family RNA polymerase sigma factor, producing MATAGEFVKESSTVTKFSEGTVTKRGGEANSVSGIDVIAREAELRARMIRALDGDAAAYDALLRLLVPQLRAFFNRRVQSEDVSEDLVQETLIAVHTKRSTYDRARPFSAWLYAIARYKMADHFRRSYRLMPSEYLDEQIAAPDFELASLALIDVDRLLGDLPVKQQAAIRATKIEGLSLSEAAAAAGISQSDAKMSVYRGLKRLSARVQGKVR
- the bufB gene encoding MNIO family bufferin maturase, with the translated sequence MISEGQPRLFGLGLRKPHYRQFAEGSVPVDFVEVISENFMVEGGRPLVTLSRVREHYPVALHGVSMSLGSVSGLNDVHLDQLQLLIDRVDPLFVSDHLCWTGYEEFNSHDLLPLPYTDEALSIVGRNIVKAQERLDRQILIENPTSYVTFDHSSMTEWEFIRELTQHTGCGLLLDVNNVFVSAMNHGFDALHYLEALRGCDVRQIHLAGHDDTGSLRIDTHDRDVCAAVWELYCLTIALFPQAATMIERDDEIPPIEWLLAELNQARSIAGRAAALVS
- the bufA2 gene encoding BufA2 family periplasmic bufferin-type metallophore, which encodes MSYLKPTLSIAATAAVLALSATAPTAPAFAAKSAEVAPCYGVNDCKGQSDCKTAKNECKGQNSCKGQGFKDLTKDQCAKAGGSLTPQS
- a CDS encoding HvfC/BufC N-terminal domain-containing protein, producing the protein MRLRDLQREFSECLRDGRARHKLPIVGDGLRVYRNNYREQLRSALRTGFPYLALWLGDSEFERAADAHIALQFPASWTLDHYGYDFSATVQALFPQDPEVPELAWLDWAMAEALVAEDEAPIDTGHLTQLNWDDARIIFVSSLRTSEARSNAADIWLAIDEQSPPPPAAILSESHAYIVWRRGLLPCFRSVPIWEFQVVSALKDGSSFADACEILRLRFGTEGAIGSASDMLARWLSDELITRVESGVLGEV
- a CDS encoding DUF1109 domain-containing protein, giving the protein MTSVQRPTDELVQSLVSGLRPVPRAAVALRLALGATAGAAISVVLLISIVGMRPDLGVVVNSVRFWSKASYMIVTAGISLLVAARLARPGSSTNILWLLPIPLLIYLPAATFELVRTTPADRMALVLGHGWQLCTWLVLALSIPIYAGLWWAFQSFAPTRMEATGAVTGLCASAIAGVIYCLHCPTDTAVFALVWYTLAFAVAAIVGRRFGPRLLHW